Genomic window (Bacteroidota bacterium):
AACCAAGCTTTCCGATTTGAACAAACTTAACATACCGGTCGAACATGTCCTTATCAGTAAATGGGTTTAGCCGCATAAGAGACCGGCTGACAAAATGGAACCCGACTCTGGTACGCAATACCTTGACTAAAGCTAATGGAAGAAACCGGTTGGGGATATCCTGCTCGGTAAAAATATGAATGTGACTGTTGTAAAACTGCATATCCTGTTTTATTTGTCTAAAGGTAACTATAAAAAGCTCTGTAAAGAAAACTTGAATATAATCCTTATATTTGTGATAACAAGGTACATGATCATGATCCTAAAATGCATCATTGTTGACGATGACGAATTGTCGCGCAAAATGTTGGAGAAACTATGCGCTCAGATTGAAGATCTGGATGTTAAAGGTTTGTTTTCCTGTGCAATGGATGCTTTGAGATATCTTGATGAAAACCTGGTTGACCTGATCTTCCTGGATATTGAAATGCCGGAAATGACAGGTCTTGATATGCTTTCCGTAAGGCAAGATTTACCCCCTGTTATTTTTATTACCGGTAAAGGACAATATGCCATTCAGGCGTTTGAACATAATGTTACCGACTACCTTGTTAAACCTGTAAACCTGACTCGCCTGGTTAAAGCAGTGGAGAAGGTTAAACAACAACTTACAAAGCATCAGGAAAAGGATGTTGATCATATTTTTATCCGTTCCGGTGGCAGGTTCATAAGGCTTAGGTTCAGCGATATCCGGTTTATAGAATCAATCGGTGATTATATTGCCTTCCACACGAAGAACGGGAAGCATATTCACCATTCGTCACTAAGAAGTATTGAAAAACAATTGAACAATAAGGATTTTGTTAAAGTTCACCGCTCATATATTGTAAACATCCATCATATTGATGAGATTGAAGATAACACACTGGTGATAGGGGATGAGTTAATACCTGTCAGCCGCTCAAACCGGTCGGTTTTATTCCAAAAATTGCGTATGCTTGAATAGCAGACGTGAATTTCGTATATTTGTGCAGGTCAACGGCATTTTCATGCCATTCATCGAAATTTCAATTCCATAGTAACTTTTTGCATTAATTTTGATATAAGAGGTGCGGAATCTTATACTAAATCTAATCTTATTTTGCTATGTCGACAAAAAGCCAACTCATTGCATTCCTGTTTGTATTTTTTATTCTTACAGGAAGTTTTTTCTCCAGGATAAATGCGCAAAACTATAATTACATGGGAAGCTGGGATAATCTGGGTGTTCCTGATTATCTGCTTCCTGAAGGAGACAGCGTAAGTTATCCCTTCCTTCAGGCTATATGGATTTCTCTACCGGAGGGAAAATCGGTTCCCATTTTTAATCCTCAATACATAGCTGCAGGATTTGATATGGATGTGTTTGTCACGGATACTACGGAAATATGGATTTCATATGCTCATGACGGAGCAAAATTCCTGAATGTCATGGGGTATTACACCTATGACCTCAATAATCCATCACGTAGTATTCCTGATTCAACCATTACTATCTTTTTTCCGAACCATTCACAGGTGAACAAAGGCGGTGGTTTGCTTCCCGGGGATAAGATTTATCTTGGGGAGTTTATGCCAAACACAGGGATAGGCTGGGTGATGCTGGCCGATGGTTTCGTGGGGGGAAATGTAACACCCGGGCGTTGGACTTTATATTCCAATCAAAACTGGAATCCTGAACCGGATACCAGTATCCGTAAACATACCGTCATTCTGGAAGATACTATTAATGAGTTACTTGTTGTAGGTATGGAAGACATACGCCGCGACAGTCTTACATCACCTTATGGTGGTTGCGACAACGACTTCAACGATGCGGTCTTTTATGTCACAGCCAGTAATTTCAGCGCCATAGATTCAGGTAATTATAATTACTTTGATGGACCTCCGGGAGGAGTAACTTCTGGTAATAACGGTGGTGTTGAAAGCAATGGCACTCTGGCTCATAAGATTGCCAAACGGAACTTCGAACGAATGAAGAACCGCAGCCCATATGATTACGATGATATGAAAACCCTTCCTTTACTGGCCGAGGAAAGGATGCAGAAAATTCTGAATCGTGATGCAGAAATGTCGGATCTGATTAGTTTTATCCCCGATTCTACTGTACTTAGTGCCCAGGCTTACGTTTCAACTCCTTACGATTTATTAAACATCACCAATGCCGTGGAAGTATTTTCTGCTGATTACTTTACTCCTGAAAACCAAAGAATATCAGCTATCCTGGCAACCCGTACCGAAAACAAGGTATATGAGCATACCAAGTTTATCTGCGATAGAATGACCGGAGCAGAGTTATTGGATATCGATCACATTATGGTGATGAATCACTGGTTCATTGTTGCCAGAATGATGCAGCGTGACGGAACAATGGAATATGTTTCCGGATTTACCGCTTATGTTGGTGAAGGTGAATATTTAATTGACAATCACTGGAGTGTTGAGGATTTTGAGAATCATGCCAACAATTACAATTTCCAGTTTTGGGCAGCCAATAAATCCATTGTAAGATACCTTATGACGGAAACCCTTGAACTGCTGAACAATAATGGGAATGTTTCCTATAAAAACCTCACCAAACCTCCAATTCCACAGGTTTTTGTCAGAAGCGGCAAATATCAGGGAGGGGAGTTGATCCTGGATATTCAGAATAACAACCATTCCGGAGAGTTGGAGCTTTTTGGCAGCTATACTGCTTCCGAAACCATGCAAAGGGAAAATATAGTATATAATGTTACGCTTACCGGACAACCTCGTGAAAAGATCAGCCTGCCAACAGGAGGGATATTTGATATCGGTCTATCTGTTGTCAACTACGGAAACTCTCAGTCAGATGTTATTTATTTTTCTGATGGTCCCTGGGGTATTGATTATGAAGAAGGCGGCGCTACAACAGCTTATTATGAAGTTTTTCCGGAGTATCCTGTAATGCCGGTGTCGGCTACTATTTTTCCCCTCGAACGAAGTGTAAAGATGGAGGGTATGGTAAAGGACTATATTTCGATATACAAAGCCGTTTTGCCGGCGAATGAGCTTCTGGATGCATCCGGTTATAACGCACTTGAATTTGAAGCTTATGGCAGCCATCAACTGGTGGTAACTATTGTGAAGAATAGCATTGATAACTGGACTGACCAGTTCAGAGCCATAGTGAACCTGACCGAAGAGCAGACCATTTATACCTTGCCGTTCTCATCGTTTATCAGTGTTGCCTATCCTGAGTTTTCTGCAGATGATATTGCAAATGTTGTATTTTCTGTTGTCGGGAACGGTTCACATATGGAAGAATATGAACTTGGTGTGGGCAGCGTGGCTTTTGTTTATAAAGGAGTTTTTGGTGTTGATGAGCTGAATTTAGGGAATGCCGTTACAGCCTATCCTAATCCTTTCACCAATCATACCTTGGTGCAGTTAAATCTGGAATCTCCAACGGAAGCAGAAATCACAGTCTTCGACATGACCGGAAGGGAAGTCTTATCTGCCAACCGGATGTTCCGTGAAGGACAGAACTCATTCACCCTGGAAAGAGGAACACTTGAAAAGGGGATGTATGTGATGCAGATCAACGGATCCGGTGTTAGGTCTACCCTGAAGCTCATGATCCGGTAAAATCAGTAAGTTTTGCTTGTTAAAAATAAAATTCAGATAAAAGATTTCATGATTTAAAAATAATCTGTACCTTTGCCCCCTCAAAATGAATTTGAGACAGGATTAAACTTAAGATACATGGCAAATCATAAATCTGCGATCAAACGCATCAGGCAAATCGAAACCAGAAAGATCAGGAACCGTTATCATTCCAAAACCATGAGGAATGCAGTCAGGAAATTCAGAAGTTTAACCAGCAAGGATGAAGCCCTTCAAAGTTTTCCTAAACTGGTATCCATGATCGATAAGCTGGCCAAGAACAGGATTATTCACAAGAATAAGGCTTCTAATCTTAAATCCAAGCTTGCCAGGCAGATACAGACTATGTAAAAATATTTCACAGGAATAATAAAAAAAGTCTTACCGGAAGGTGAGACTTTTTTTATTTCCGGGAACTAATGGATAAAGGTTTATCCATGAAGAAATACGAACCCATATTAAGTATCAAACAATGGGCGGAAGAAGACAGGCCCAGGGAGAAGCTGCTTCTTAAAGGGAGGAAACATTTAAGCAACGCGGAATTGCTTGCCATTATCCTGGGTTCCGGCACCCGTAAGGAAACAGCGGTAGATATCTCAAAGAAGCTTCTTAACGCCCATCAGGGTAACTTGTTTGAGATATCCAAATTAAGCCTGAGGGAACTTACAGAATTCAGCGGGATTGGTAAAGCCAGGGCTGTATCCATTATGGCAGCACTGGAACTGGCAAACCGCAAGAATTCCTGGGAACCTATACAGCGTAAAGCTATTCATTGCAGCAAAGATGTTTTCGATATTTTGAGCGGGGAACTGAGTGAATGTCTTTATGAAGAGTTTTGGATATTGCTTTTAAACCGGGCCAATAAAATTCTGAACAAGGTCCGCCTGAGTGAGGGGGGATTATCAGGAACTGTTGCCGATCCCAGAAAAATATTCAAGATAGCTATCGAGCATCAGGCTTCTTCGGTCATCCTTTGTCATAATCATCCCTCCGGGAATGTAAAACCCAGCGAATCGGATATTAACCTGACAAAAAAGATCGTCACCACCGGGAATATTATGGATATCACCATCCTGGATCATGTGATTATCGGGGAAAGGGAGTATTATAGTTTTGCGGATGAAAACATGTTGTGAGAATTCTTAATTTTGAAATTTAAATTTATCAATGTTGAAGATATTGACCATCATCGGTGCCCGGCCTCAGATCATCAAAGCCGCTGCTTTGAGCCGGGCTATCCGCAATGAATACTCTGGGAGTATCAGGGAAATTATCCTGCATACCGGTCAGCATTACGACCGAAACATGTCGCAGGTCTTTATTGATGAGATGGAAATTCCCAGGCCCGATTATAACCTTGAGGTAGGTTCCGGTACGCATGGGGTGCAGACGGGCCGCATGATTATGGGCATCGAAGAAGTTTTACTTAAAGAGAATCCTGATTATCTTGTGCTCTTCGGAGATACAAATTCAACTCTTGCCGGTGCTGTCGCAGGCAGCAAGCTTCACATACCGGTTGTGCATATTGAGGCCGGTTTACGGTCGTTTAACAAAAACATGCCGGAAGAGATCAACCGTATCGTTTGCGATCATGCCTCCACATTGCTTTTTTCTCCGACCATGACGGGTTTCCATAATCTTGTCAGGGAAGGGTTTAATCCAACGGCCAAACCTCCATATAACATTGATAATCCAGGAATATACCACTGCGGGGATATCATGTTTGATAACAGTCTTTATTTTGCTGATCTTGCCGGCCGCAAATCACAAATACTGGATCAAATGGGGCTCAAAGGAGATTCTTTTATCCTGAGTACTATACACCGCGACAATAACACTGATGAGCCCGGCCGCCTGGAAGCGATCATCCGGGGAATCATAGCTGTTGCTGAGATTTTTAGCGGCAGGATCGTGTTGCCTCTGCATCCGCGGACAGCTAAGATATTGAAGGAAAGGTCCGGACAGGAACCTTATAACAAATTTCTGAACCACGAAAAGATTTTAATTACTGATCCGGTTTCTTTCCTGGATATTATCCTGCTTGAAAAAAATGCGGAACTTATCATGACTGATTCAGGAGGAGTTCAGAAGGAGGCCTATTTCTTTGAAAAGCCTTGTATAATTCTTCGATCTGAAACAGAATGGAAAGAAATTGTAGAAGCGGGAGCCGGCATCGTCACCGATGCTTCGGAGGAAAGGATCCTGGAGGCATATAAAACTCTGACTGCAAAAAATAATATTGAATACCCCCGGGTCTTCGGTGATGGCCATGCAGCCGGTTTTATCTGTAAAGCAATGCTTAGCAATAAATAACGAATATTGTCATGGCAGAGAGAAACAGTTCAACCACGAATTTCAATATCACTAACTTCGTTAGGGAAGAATCGCTTGCCGGGATACTTTTGATTGCAGTGACCATTGCTGCTCTGATCTGGGCGAATTCAGCATACTATGAAGAGTACCACTATCTTTGGCATGAACTGAAAGCCGGTTTCGTTTTCGGGGATTTTAGTCTGGTAACATCGTTGCATCATTGGATCAACGACGGATTGATGGCTATTTTTTTCTTTGCTATCGGATTGGAGATTAAAAGAGAAGTGCTGGCCGGTGAGTTGTCAACCCTGAAAAAAGCCAGTCTTCCGATTTTTGCAGCCATCGGGGGTATGCTGGTCCCGGCATTGATATATACCTTTGTAAACTCTGGTGATCCTGAATTTGCAAAAGGCTGGGGCATCCCAATGGCTACAGATATTGCCTTTGCTTTGGGTTTATTGTCGCTTCTCGGTAACAAGGTTAATATAAACCTGAAAATATTCCTTACAGCACTTGCTATTGCCGACGACCTGGGTGCGATTCTGATCATCGCCATTTTCTACACCGAGACCATAGAGATCATG
Coding sequences:
- the rpsT gene encoding 30S ribosomal protein S20; translation: MANHKSAIKRIRQIETRKIRNRYHSKTMRNAVRKFRSLTSKDEALQSFPKLVSMIDKLAKNRIIHKNKASNLKSKLARQIQTM
- a CDS encoding LytTR family DNA-binding domain-containing protein, whose product is MITRYMIMILKCIIVDDDELSRKMLEKLCAQIEDLDVKGLFSCAMDALRYLDENLVDLIFLDIEMPEMTGLDMLSVRQDLPPVIFITGKGQYAIQAFEHNVTDYLVKPVNLTRLVKAVEKVKQQLTKHQEKDVDHIFIRSGGRFIRLRFSDIRFIESIGDYIAFHTKNGKHIHHSSLRSIEKQLNNKDFVKVHRSYIVNIHHIDEIEDNTLVIGDELIPVSRSNRSVLFQKLRMLE
- a CDS encoding DUF4114 domain-containing protein; amino-acid sequence: MSTKSQLIAFLFVFFILTGSFFSRINAQNYNYMGSWDNLGVPDYLLPEGDSVSYPFLQAIWISLPEGKSVPIFNPQYIAAGFDMDVFVTDTTEIWISYAHDGAKFLNVMGYYTYDLNNPSRSIPDSTITIFFPNHSQVNKGGGLLPGDKIYLGEFMPNTGIGWVMLADGFVGGNVTPGRWTLYSNQNWNPEPDTSIRKHTVILEDTINELLVVGMEDIRRDSLTSPYGGCDNDFNDAVFYVTASNFSAIDSGNYNYFDGPPGGVTSGNNGGVESNGTLAHKIAKRNFERMKNRSPYDYDDMKTLPLLAEERMQKILNRDAEMSDLISFIPDSTVLSAQAYVSTPYDLLNITNAVEVFSADYFTPENQRISAILATRTENKVYEHTKFICDRMTGAELLDIDHIMVMNHWFIVARMMQRDGTMEYVSGFTAYVGEGEYLIDNHWSVEDFENHANNYNFQFWAANKSIVRYLMTETLELLNNNGNVSYKNLTKPPIPQVFVRSGKYQGGELILDIQNNNHSGELELFGSYTASETMQRENIVYNVTLTGQPREKISLPTGGIFDIGLSVVNYGNSQSDVIYFSDGPWGIDYEEGGATTAYYEVFPEYPVMPVSATIFPLERSVKMEGMVKDYISIYKAVLPANELLDASGYNALEFEAYGSHQLVVTIVKNSIDNWTDQFRAIVNLTEEQTIYTLPFSSFISVAYPEFSADDIANVVFSVVGNGSHMEEYELGVGSVAFVYKGVFGVDELNLGNAVTAYPNPFTNHTLVQLNLESPTEAEITVFDMTGREVLSANRMFREGQNSFTLERGTLEKGMYVMQINGSGVRSTLKLMIR
- the wecB gene encoding UDP-N-acetylglucosamine 2-epimerase (non-hydrolyzing), which codes for MKILTIIGARPQIIKAAALSRAIRNEYSGSIREIILHTGQHYDRNMSQVFIDEMEIPRPDYNLEVGSGTHGVQTGRMIMGIEEVLLKENPDYLVLFGDTNSTLAGAVAGSKLHIPVVHIEAGLRSFNKNMPEEINRIVCDHASTLLFSPTMTGFHNLVREGFNPTAKPPYNIDNPGIYHCGDIMFDNSLYFADLAGRKSQILDQMGLKGDSFILSTIHRDNNTDEPGRLEAIIRGIIAVAEIFSGRIVLPLHPRTAKILKERSGQEPYNKFLNHEKILITDPVSFLDIILLEKNAELIMTDSGGVQKEAYFFEKPCIILRSETEWKEIVEAGAGIVTDASEERILEAYKTLTAKNNIEYPRVFGDGHAAGFICKAMLSNK
- the radC gene encoding DNA repair protein RadC, producing MKKYEPILSIKQWAEEDRPREKLLLKGRKHLSNAELLAIILGSGTRKETAVDISKKLLNAHQGNLFEISKLSLRELTEFSGIGKARAVSIMAALELANRKNSWEPIQRKAIHCSKDVFDILSGELSECLYEEFWILLLNRANKILNKVRLSEGGLSGTVADPRKIFKIAIEHQASSVILCHNHPSGNVKPSESDINLTKKIVTTGNIMDITILDHVIIGEREYYSFADENML